A genomic segment from Aspergillus puulaauensis MK2 DNA, chromosome 1, nearly complete sequence encodes:
- a CDS encoding Zn(II)2Cys6 transcription factor (COG:K;~EggNog:ENOG410PJIV;~InterPro:IPR036864,IPR007219,IPR001138;~PFAM:PF00172,PF04082;~TransMembrane:1 (o502-525i);~go_function: GO:0000981 - DNA-binding transcription factor activity, RNA polymerase II-specific [Evidence IEA];~go_function: GO:0003677 - DNA binding [Evidence IEA];~go_function: GO:0008270 - zinc ion binding [Evidence IEA];~go_process: GO:0006351 - transcription, DNA-templated [Evidence IEA];~go_process: GO:0006355 - regulation of transcription, DNA-templated [Evidence IEA]), with protein MPRPKVLPANRLRAPEACLACRASKKRCSGTFPCSKCIRNGRADSCVPFRRSNSTCISAPRQTSNVYRPLETPDAGRRSRNTSSAGLGGLPQLIPAMNGTSGAPHKTHSRMLRDRKGEQVYIGRAASLSFLQLLRDTVTQHIGPSQFSHDITKEDMLETDTPDEILPSLGNDTDPQDEQSHLRTYQIATSGFINVLSDVETCQMLGTTPPTHEKSNKTMAALRDIMIAIGAQSSKNGFAFMRVERFFFKRAQQCAFAGMLENPSLDLIRLFILMSFYMLGACRRNAAFMYLGVAARAAAALGLHLTSFTQLEADEQQKRTRIWMSLCTLDLLVSSILGRPPATANLYSELADMESTPLTRAMDDSLVASYQMTRILDEIISKLYNEKAASTEVAESLLDKLKQWSNDLPESVLSSPSTPQERIAAQEHIIGSLHVACAYHFAVIIVTRPFMISVLGVRLARLHQDSPGIIQDEMLLEDPAHTRLANACVESALYMIQTCLEVYQSGLLLGNMCILKALVFAAALIPGFSMFSQKELDSTLEEAFNGALEILRVLSNQSAQAAHYFEILNLLRNAIDEQRQRLRENPPPDKKYVSKLFSLNNRRNNTSSQSQRGTAITSLPEPDGSSSELAVQPLTVTTTAVGASYPGPEDPALFDPAMADVSATTAEFPGWEGMDLPLWDRFPFIDDSFLN; from the exons ATGCCACGACCCAAAGTCCTCCCTGCTAACCGTCTACGGGCCCCGGAAGCCTGTCTCGCGTGCCGGGCTTCCAAGAAGCGCTGTAGCGGTACCTTTCCATGCTCAAAATGCATTCGAAATGGACGCGCTGACAGCTGTGTTCCATTCCGGCGATCGAATTCCACCTGCATTTCCGCCCCGCGGCAGACAAGCAATGTGTATAGACCCCTGGAAACCCCAGACGCTGGGCGTCGGTCACGGAACACATCCAGCGCTGGTCTTGGTGGTCTTCCGCAGCTTATTCCCGCCATGAACGGGACATCAGGCGCCCCTCACAAGACTCATTCTCGCATGCTGCGGGATCGAAAGGGTGAACAAG TTTACATCGGAAGAGCCGCCTCGCTATctttcctgcagcttcttcgaGACACTGTCACGCAACATATTGGCCCGTCGCAGTTCTCGCACGATATCACAAAGGAAGACATGCTTGAGACGGACACCCCGGATGAGATACTGCCGTCTTTAGGGAACGATACGGATCCTCAGGACGAACAGTCCCATCTCCGGACCTACCAAATAGCG ACTAGCGGCTTTATCAATGTCCTCTCGGACGTGGAGACTTGTCAAATGCTAGGAACAACACCTCCAACCCATGAGAAGTCCAACAAGACGATGGCGGCTTTGCGCGATATAATGATAGCTATCGGAGCGCAGTCGTCAAAGAATGGATTTGCTTTTATGCGGGTGGAACGATTTTTCTTCAAACGTGCCCAGCAATGTGCCTTCGCGGGCATGCTGGAGAACCCGAGCTTAGACTTGATTCGCCTATTCATCCTGATGTCCTTTTACATGCTAGGTGCCTGCCGTCGAAACGCTGCGTTCATGTACTTAGGGGTTGCTGCGAGAGCGGCTGCTGCTCTAGGGCTTCATCTGACTTCCTTCACCCAGCTCGAAGCAGATGAGCAACAAAAACG GACCCGAATTTGGATGAGCCTTTGCACGTTGGACCTACTAGTCAGCTCGATTCTCGGGCGacctccagcaacagccaaCCTGTACTCAGAACTAGCAGATATGGAATCCACGCCATTAACGCGAGCTATGGACGACAGTCTCGTGGCTTCTTACCAAATGACTAGGATTCTCGACGAGATAATTTCTAAATTATACAACGAAAAAGCGGCCTCAACGGAAGTAGCAGAATCGCTGCTTGACAAGCTTAAACAGTGGAGTAACGACCTCCCGGAGTCTGTACTATCCTCACCGAGCACTCCTCAAGAACGCATTGCCGCCCAGGAACATATAATTGGCAGTCTTCACGTTGCCTGTGCTTATCACTTTGCTGTCATCATAGTAACACGGCCATTTATGATCTCAGTTTTGGGTGTCCGTCTTGCACGCTTACACCAGGACTCGCCGGGAATAATACAAGACGAGATGCTGTTAGAGGATCCAGCCCATACAAGGCTGGCAAATGCCTGCGTGGAGTCCGCATTATACATGATCCAGACATGCTTGGAGGTATACCAATCTGGCTTGCTGCTAGGAAACATGTGCATTCTCAA GGCCCTCGTTTTCGCCGCAGCCCTAATCCCAGGGTTCTCCATGTTCTCCCAAAAAGAACTCGATTCAACTCTCGAAGAAGCATTTAACGGTGCCCTTGAAATCCTCCGAGTCCTCTCCAACCAATCCGCCCAAGCAGCCCACTACTTTGagatcctcaacctcctccgaAACGCAATCGACGAACAGCGCCAACGCCTCCGTGAAAACCCACCACCGGATAAAAAATACGTCAGCAAACTTTTCAGTTTGAATAACCGCAGAAATAATACTTCCTCCCAATCGCAACGGGGCACAGCAATCACCTCCCTGCCCGAACCCGATGGCTCATCATCAGAGCTAGCTGTGCAACCTCTCACTGTTACTACTACTGCTGTCGGTGCTTCATACCCCGGCCCCGAAGACCCGGCTCTTTTCGACCCGGCCATGGCAGATGTGTCTGCCACCACTGCTGAATTTCCTGGCTGGGAGGGTATGGATTTGCCGTTATGGGACAGGTTCCCGTTTATCGACGACTCGTTTCTCAATTAG
- a CDS encoding YdeI/OmpD-associated family protein (COG:S;~EggNog:ENOG410PPGW;~PFAM:PF13376), whose protein sequence is MLQLLKGPLHLTPRNFTHLTTTPLQQNPSPRTRLLLQRQIGTRIIIRNPSTTTTMPPTKPLPTDLPIHTFASAPEFETFLEKNHTTAGGVYLKLAKKSSGIASITASEAVEVALCFGWIDGRANGLDEKFWLVRYTPRRAKSLWSAKNVGTVARLVEAGRMRRAGLEAVEAAKRDGRWERAYDGPANIEVPADLKEALGANGRAKEVFEGLNRTDRYSVLHRLQTGAVSKRVEKIEAVVDMLSRGEVSMLRNNGKGKEKKENGLKAFKVEKKAKTKKPSVETASAKVSKRVETTSLSSSESIRQLRSRKPRG, encoded by the coding sequence ATGCTTCAACTCCTAAAAGGCCCTCTGCACCTTACACCTAGAAATTTCACTCACCTCACCACTACTCCTCTCCAGCAGAACCCCTCACCCAGAACCCGCCTACTCCTACAAAGGCAAATAGGAACCcgcatcatcatccgcaacccatcaacaaccacaacaatGCCCCCGACAAAACCCCTCCCAACCGACCTCCCAATCCACACCTTCGCCAGCGCACCAGAATTCGAAACCTTCCTAGAAAAGAACCACACCACCGCCGGAGGCGTCTACCTCAAGCTCGCCAAAAAGTCCTCCGGGATCGCATCCATAACCGCCTCCGAGGCCGTCGAAGTCGCGCTGTGCTTCGGGTGGATCGACGGGCGAGCGAACGGGCTGGACGAGAAATTTTGGCTTGTGCGGTACACGCCGCGGCGGGCGAAGAGTCTCTGGTCTGCGAAGAATGTAGGTACGGTTGCGAGGCTTGTTGAGGCgggcaggatgaggagggctgggttggaggctgtggaggcggcgaagagggatGGGAGATGGGAGAGGGCTTATGATGGGCCTGCGAACATTGAGGTTCCGGCAGATTTGAAGGAGGCGTTGGGTGCGAATGGGAGGGCGAAAGAGGTCTTTGAGGGGTTGAATCGAACGGATAGGTATTCGGTGTTGCATCGGTTACAGACCGGGGCGGTGTCGAAGAGGGTGGAGAAAATTGAGGCTGTTGTGGATATGTTGAGCAGGGGAGAGGTTTCGATGTTAAGAAATAAtgggaagggaaaggagaagaaggagaatggatTGAAGGCGTTCAAGGTtgagaagaaagcgaagacgaagaagcccagCGTTGAAACGGCGTCTGCAAAGGTGTCGAAGCGTGTTGAGACGACTTCATTGTCGTCTAGCGAAAGTATTAGACAATTACGGTCTCGCAAACCGCGTGGATAG
- a CDS encoding putative nonsense-mediated mRNA decay protein Upf3 (COG:A;~EggNog:ENOG410PHJT;~InterPro:IPR000504,IPR039722,IPR005120,IPR035979, IPR012677;~PFAM:PF03467,PF00076;~go_function: GO:0003676 - nucleic acid binding [Evidence IEA];~go_process: GO:0000184 - nuclear-transcribed mRNA catabolic process, nonsense-mediated decay [Evidence IEA]): MTQILSKSSGGVLQIPVSATQKNAPAAKKAPKPAAPRLKLLVRRLPPGLTQEEFETAIGDEWKLGSGKVSWSQYKPGKVSKDPAKPSRPSRAYLYVVSSEHIGPLSDKVRATSFLDARNTASDPVLLGPPNLEFAPYAKIPGSRVRKDARQGTIDQEPEFFQFLESLTQPIAKSGPVESTAEGEDKKETITTTPLVQYIKEKKANKAKEASSRSSRHKSDKDSKSEKVQSKKLLQRPDKEATVGGSEKAEKKSRSDKATKEAVKAANKQAANLASKQGSKASTAQNSPKETTPAPDRKRERGNAAAAAKILQRDLGLAPSSNRRRGRRGAAGDDETKTDGSTNAEASKKDTPAKSPKGSSAQDSKAKGGNTPQPSEASSTQRSETSTSAQTTPTSGRAPKSGKGKQASTATTPAPTPTATQAFLKHANPSQGVTEPLLETAFSPFGKVVKVEIDKKKGFGYVDFAEPDGLQKAIAASPVTVAQSQVVVLERKANPGAEKGRGKGRGEAKQPAPSTDANANRGGKPNEGGSGGNSSSRGRRSGRGNKGGSKGNGGSGGGGGGIANASESKNAETK; the protein is encoded by the exons ATGACACAAATTCTATCGAAATCTAGTGGAGGTGTTCTTCAGATTCCTGTATCCGCGACTCAGAAGAATGCACCCGCAGCCAAGAAGGCCCCGAAGCCAGCAGCCCCGCGGTTAAAGCTACTTGTACGGCGCTTGCCTCCAGGCTTGACGCAGGAGGAGTTCGAGACAGCGATCGGCGATGAATGGAAACTTGGAAGCGGGAAAGTCAGTTGGAGTCAGTACAAGCCTGGAAAGGTATCAAAAGA TCCAGCTAAGCCGtctcgaccttctcgagCATACCTCTACGTCGTTTCTAGCGAGCATATTGGACCTCTCTCTGATAAGGTCAGGGCGACGTCTTTCCTAGACGCCCGTAACACAGCCAGCGATCCGGTACTCTTAGGCCCTCCGAACTTAGAATTTGCACCGTACGCCAAAATTCCTGGAAGCCGTGTTCGCAAAGATGCTCGCCAGGGAACCATCGATCAGGAACCAGAGTTCTTCCAGTTTCTCGAAAGCCTCACCCAGCCTATTGCAAAATCTGGCCCTGTTGAGTCCACCGCTGAGggcgaggacaagaaggagacTATAACAACCACACCACTGGTGCAGTAcatcaaagaaaagaaagccaACAAGGCGAAGGAAGCCTCGAGCCGATCATCAAGACACAAGTCTGACAAGGATTCAAAATCCGAAAAAGTTCAATCGAAAAAGCTTCTCCAACGGCCCGACAAGGAAGCTACGGTTGGCGGTAGTGAGAAGGCGGAGAAGAAATCAAGAAGCGACAAAGCTACTAAAGAGGCCGTGAAAGCCGCGAACAAGCAGGCTGCTAATTTGGCTTCGAAGCAGGGCTCTAAGGCCTCTACGGCGCAAAATTCGCCGAAAGAAACGACACCAGCGCCTGATCGAAAGAGAGAGCGCGGAAAtgctgctgcagccgcaAAGATATTGCAACGAGATTTGGGACTTGCGCCATCCAGTAACCGTCGAAGGGGCAGACGGGGAGCGGCTGGAGATGACGAAACTAAAACCGATGGAAGCACAAATGCAGAGGCCAGCAAGAAGGATACGCCCGCCAAGTCACCAAAGGGAAGCTCAGCTCAGGACTCAAAGGCTAAGGGAGGCAACACCCCTCAGCCTAGCGAGGCATCATCCACCCAACGATCCGAAACTAGTACATCCGCACAAACCACTCCTACCTCAGGAAGAGCTCCCAAATCCGGGAAAGGAAAACAGGcttcgacggcgacgacaccAGCACCCACACCTACAGCCACTCAAGCATTCCTCAAGCATGCCAATCCATCCCAGGGGGTGACGGAACCGCTACTCGAAACCGCCTTCTCGCCTTTTGGGAAAGTCGTTAAGGTGGAAatcgacaagaagaaagGCTTTGGATATGTTGATTTTGCCGAGCCCGATGGGCTGCAGAAAGCTATCGCTGCCAGCCCTGTGACCGTCGCCCAAAGCCAAGTTGTTGTTCTTGAGAGGAAAGCGAACCCGGGCGCCGAGAAAGGACGCGGAAAAGGTCGTGGCGAAGCCAAACAGCCTGCCCCTAGCACAGATGCCAATGCCAACCGCGGTGGGAAACCTAACGAGGGAGGCTCAGGCGGCAACTCGTCTTCTCGTGGACGACGCAGTGGCCGAGGGAACAAGGGTGGTTCCAAAGGGAACGGAGGcagtggcggcggcggtggtggtatTGCAAACGCATCGGAGAGCAAGAATGCGGAAACGAAATGA
- the sitA gene encoding TOR signaling pathway phosphatase SitA (COG:D,T;~EggNog:ENOG410PGS9;~InterPro:IPR004843,IPR006186;~PFAM:PF00149;~go_function: GO:0016787 - hydrolase activity [Evidence IEA]): MSDNGVPQPGPAKLKRNAGPDEWLEAAKNCKYLSEAHMKQLCEIVKEYMMEESNIQPVSTPVTVCGDIHGQFYDLLELFRVSGGMPDASLAEPPKSVITSDDIEPPTSITDPELRKKLKNPGAPDDDDDGDAPEDTAQRERSSSSGSADVVVNRNFVFLGDYVDRGYFSLETLTLLLCLKAKYPDRVTLVRGNHESRQITQVYGFYEECLQKYGNASVWKACCQVFDFMTLGAIIDGRVLCVHGGLSPEIRTLDQVRVVARAQEIPHEGAFCDLVWSDPDDVETWAVSPRGAGWLFGDKVADEFCHVNDLTLIARAHQLVNEGYKYHFTNNNVVTVWSAPNYCYRCGNLASVCEIGEDLNPKFKLFGAVSDDQRHVPQARGGRSEYFL; the protein is encoded by the exons ATGTCCGACAACGGGGTCCCTCAGCCAGGACCAGCGAAGCTGAAGCGCAATGCTGGGCCGGATGAGTGGCTTGAGGCAGCCAAGAACTGCAAATACCTCTCAGAGGCGCATATGAAGCAGCTCTGTGAGATCGTGAAGGAGTACATGATGGAAG AATCGAATATCCAACCCGTGTCCACACCCGTCACAGTTTGCGGAGATATCCACGGCCAATTTTACGACCTCCTAGAGCTCTTCCGCGTCTCCGGTGGAATGCCGGATGCCTCTCTGGCCGAACCCCCCAAGTCTGTGATTACATCGGATGACATCGAGCCGCCAACCTCCATAACGGATCCGGAGCTGAGGAAAAAGCTGAAGAACCCGGGGGCTccggatgatgacgatgatggagaCGCGCCCGAGGATACGGCTCAAAGAGAGCGATCTTCGAGCTCAGGATCTGCAGATGTGGTAGTCAACCGCAATTTTGTGTTCCTCGGCGACTATGTGGATAGAGGATATTTCAGTCTGGAGACTTTAACTCTGTTATTATGCTTGAAAGCGAA ATATCCTGATCGAGTAACACTGGTTCGCGGCAATCACGAGTCCCGACAAATCACACAGGTCTATGGTTTTTACGAAGAATGTCTACAAAAGTATGGGAATGCTTCCGTATGGAAGGCTTGTTGTCAAGTGTTCGATTTTATGACCCTCGGTGCTATTATTGATGGCCGGGTTCTGTGCGTTCACGGAGGATTGAGTCCGGAAATCAGGACCCTGGATCAAGTCCGTGTCGTCGCCAGAGCCCAGGAAATTCCACACGAAGGAGCGTTTTGTGACCTTGTTTGGTCTGATCCAGACGATGTCGAGACATGGGCAGTTAGCCCCCGAGGAGCCG GTTGGCTATTCGGTGACAAGGTTGCGGATGAGTTCTGCCATGTGAACGACCTAACCCTTATTGCCCGAGCTCACCAGCTCGTAAACGAGGGCTACAAGTACCACTTCACAAACAACAACGTGGTTACCGTCTGGAGTGCACCTAACTACTGCTACCGCTGCGGAAACCTGGCGTCAGTATGCGAAATAGGAGAGGACCTGAATCCAAAGTTCAAGCTGTTCGGTGCTGTTTCTGACGACCAACGGCATGTACCACAGGCGCGGGGAGGGCGCAGCGAGTACTTTTTGTAG
- a CDS encoding putative phenol 2-monooxygenase (COG:C,H;~EggNog:ENOG410PIRA;~InterPro:IPR036188,IPR002938,IPR036249,IPR038220, IPR012941;~PFAM:PF07976,PF01494;~go_function: GO:0071949 - FAD binding [Evidence IEA]), with product MPSTTQTDVLICGSGSAGLSAATWLARYGISCKILERRPGPMTMGQADGVQCRTVEIFESFGLGEELLREAYHVLEVAFWADDGTGSGRVVRSGRAADVQPGLSHCPHVILNQARINGLFIEAMRRFNGQEIEYGWDVKGVQVLGDGEYPVKVTAEKDGREQDFEAKYVLACDGAHSTVRKTLGFSMIGDSSDAVWGVMDMIPRTNFPDIRKKVSIRSKAGNLLIIPREGENRNLTRFYIELPAGTKAKDVKLEDLQQASRSILSQYEVDFTETVWWSAYAIGQRHADFFHKDYRVFLGGDACHTHSPKAGQGMNVSLQDGYNVGWKLAHVLKGLAPPSLLETYVLERQKVAIDLINFDRYFSKLFSTKGNASPEEFQKGFVKSGKYTAGLTAKYDESPITSDLGLSDLAKNIIVGMRLPSSQVVRHCDSKPVQLATSFNSDGRWRVMVFAGDLSIPQNKTRLDAAGAYLGSDESPLQRFRLDGGDSDSLIEPILVGHGPRHNVELEQIPSAFYPVTGKNQIKDLHKIFFDDEAYNKTHGHLYEHLGINPQNGVIVIVRPDQYVSSVIAIDDYRRIGQFFGGFLMNREANSSGSKL from the exons atgccatcaacaacacaaacagACGTCCTAATCTGCGGCAGCGGCTCCGCCGGCCTCAGCGCCGCAACCTGGCTCGCACGCTACGGGATTTCCTGCAAGATCCTCGAGCGTCGCCCAGGCCCCATGACAATGGGCCAAGCAGATGGGGTACAGTGCCGGACAGTTGAGATCTTCGAGAGTTTCggactgggcgaggagtTGCTGCGCGAAGCGTACCATGTGCTAGAGGTAGCGTTCTGGGCGGACGACGGGACGGgttcagggcgggttgtgaGGTCTGGGAGGGCGGCGGATGTGCAGCCGGGACTGTCACACTGTCCTCATGTTATCCTGAACCAGGCGCGCATTAATGGGCTGTTTATTGAAGCGATGAGGAGGTTTAATGGGCAGGAGATTGAGTATGGATGGGATGTGAAGGGGGTTCAGGTTTTGGGGGATGGGGAGTATCCTGTGAAGGTCACTGCGGAGAaggatggaagagaacagGATTTTGAAGCGAAGTATGTTTTG GCTTGTGATGGAGCGCATAGCACAGTTCGCAAAACGCTGGGGTTTAGCATGATTGGAGATAGCTCAGATGCTGTCTGGGGTGTCATGGATATGATTCCACGCACGAACTTTCCTGATATTCGCAAGAAGGTCTCAATCCGTTCAAAAGCGGGCAACTTGCTGATTATTCCCCGCGAAGGAGAGAACCGTAACCTCACGCGGTTTTATATTGAGCTTCCTGCGGGTACTAAGGCGAAGGATGTCAAGCTTGAAGACTTGCAGCAAGCGTCTAGAAGTATTCTAAGCCAGTACGAAGTGGATTTCACGGAGACCGTATGGTGGTCTGCATATGCTATCGGCCAGCGACATGCAGACTTCTTCCACAAGGATTACCGCGTCTTCCTGGGAGGCGATGCTTGTCACACTCACTCGCCAAAGGCTGGCCAGGGTATGAACGTTAGCTTGCAGGATGGATACAACGTGGGCTGGAAGTTGGCACATGTCCTGAAGGGGCTGGCTCCCCCGTCGCTCTTGGAAACATATGTTCTGGAGCGTCAAAAGGTGGCCATCGACTTGATTAACTTTGATCGATATTTCTCGAAGTTATTTTCGACAAAAGGAAATGCTTCTCCAGAAGAGTTTCAGAAGGGCTTTGTCAAGTCTGGAAAGTATACGGCTGGGCTGACGGCGAAGTATGACGAATCTCCAATCACCTCTGATCTGGGATTATCAGACTTGGCCAAAAACATTATTGTCGGGATGAGACTTCCTAGCTCCCAAGTTGTTCGACACTGTGATTCAAAACCAGTCCAGCTTGCGACTTCGTTCAACTCGGATGGTCGTTGGAGAGTGATGGTGTTTGCAGGGGATCTGAGCATTCCCCAGAACAAGACCCGACTGGACGCG GCTGGAGCTTATCTTGGCTCAGATGAGAGTCCGCTACAGAGGTTCCGGTTGGATGGCGGCGATTCTGATAGCCTCATCGAGCCAATCCTCGTAGGACATGGACCCCGACACAATGTCGAACTCGAGCAGATTCCCTCAGCGTTCTACCCCGTTACTGGGAAGAACCAGATCAAAG ACCTGCACAAAATATTCTTTGACGACGAGGCCTACAACAAAACGCACGGCCACCTCTATGAACACCTTGGGATTAACCCGCAGAATGGTGTCATTGTTATTGTGCGGCCCGATCAAT ATGTTTCTTCGGTCATTGCCATTGATGACTATAGGAGAATCGGACAGTTCTTTGGGGGATTCCTCATGAATCGAGAGGCAAACTCTAGCGGCAGCAAGCTGTGA
- a CDS encoding NUDIX hydrolase (COG:L;~EggNog:ENOG410PS5H;~InterPro:IPR015797,IPR000086;~PFAM:PF00293;~go_function: GO:0016787 - hydrolase activity [Evidence IEA]), translating to MSSQFNYTVAPHLEEFAVPFPTFRAANPNYAHFVGGGLIFSRTAVTEDQGIKNGTEREKKPHPFRLLLLQRAFEDSYGGHWEGPGGSCDPEDETLLDGAAREIFEEAGLRVSRFVELVGKDEWVKVRPDRVDIVAKYTFLVEVHEAKPAVSGDGHDNNGLAADKLDDGTVAPGLERGWEYRIKLDPAEHRAFEWVTEEEVKQGEEDSSGKFKSFASQGRTMLDAFQMLRERPLLA from the coding sequence ATGAGCTCTCAATTCAACTACACAGTTGCCCCGCACCTTGAAGAATTCGCGGTCCCATTTCCCACCTTCCGCGCCGCCAACCCCAATTATGCACACTTTGTAGGCGGCGGCCTGATATTTTCACGAACTGCGGTAACAGAAGACCAAGGGATCAAGAATGGGACAGAGCGCGAAAAGAAACCACATCCTTttcgcctcctccttctccaacgcGCCTTCGAAGATTCTTATGGTGGACACTGGGAAGGGCCCGGTGGATCCTGCGACCCTGAAGACGAGACGCTACTAGACGGAGCAGCGCGTGAGATCTTCGAAGAAGCCGGCTTGCGTGTCTCGAGGTTCGTCGAActtgttgggaaagatgaGTGGGTGAAAGTACGCCCGGACCGGGTCGATATAGTGGCCAAATATACGTTTCTTGTGGAGGTACACGAGGCAAAGCCTGCTGTTTCTGGCGATGGTCACGACAACAATGGGTTAGCAGCTGATAAGCTGGATGATGGGACTGTGGCTCCTGGGCTGGAGAGAGGCTGGGAGTATAGAATCAAGTTGGATCCTGCAGAGCACCGGGCATTTGAGTGGGTtaccgaggaggaggtcaaacagggcgaggaggacagcTCGGGGAAATTTAAATCATTTGCGAGTCAAGGGAGGACGATGTTAGATGCTTTTCAGATGCTAAGAGAAAGACCTCTGTTGGCTtag